One window of Terriglobia bacterium genomic DNA carries:
- the asnB gene encoding asparagine synthase (glutamine-hydrolyzing): MCGIAGLVNLKELPPPDGGLLRRMAGAIRHRGPDEFGVYRDDWAGLAHARLSIIDLSTGQQPLSNEDGTLWIVFNGEVYNYPELRQQLELKGHRFRTHSDTEVLVHAYEEWGERSVERFNGQFALALWDRRARRLFLARDRLGVRPLYHAASGERFAFASEVKALFADPAFPRAIDPEGLDQVFTFWTTVAPVTVFRGIRELEPGHTLTVDFSQPRGPAMRERKYWQPRFPARGEPYELPLPEAAEALRAQLERATRLRMLRSDVPVGSYLSGGLDSSVIAALGRSAKGGIFRTFSLQFEDAEFDETRYQRLMVEQLHSEHTAVRCARADIAEAFPEVVIHAERPILRTAPAPLYLLSRLVRESGFKVVLTGEGSDEMLGGYDIFREAKVRAFWARQPDSERRPILLDRLYPYLARSPSSARAMARKFFAQGLDRSDHPAFSHLPRWTSAAALKRFFSAPLLGEIRGIDAVERLVADLPSEFATWEPLSRAQYLEVRTLLSGYLLSSQGDRMLMAHSVEGRFPFLDPDVVEFANALPASYKLHVLDEKHILKRAARGLVPQAILERPKQPYRAPDALSFVGRDAPGYVDDVLSPAVLRAAGLFRPEAVAGLLAKCRAKAGEGQFSNADNMAFVGMLSSQILWDRLVRSRPDAPEPPAEGVMTAVDLTRERSGG, from the coding sequence TGGGCCGGTCTCGCGCACGCTCGCCTTTCGATCATCGACTTGTCGACCGGCCAGCAGCCGCTGTCCAACGAGGACGGGACCCTCTGGATCGTCTTCAACGGCGAGGTCTACAACTATCCCGAGCTCCGGCAGCAGCTCGAGCTCAAGGGGCACCGGTTCCGCACCCATTCCGATACCGAAGTGCTCGTGCACGCGTACGAGGAGTGGGGAGAGCGCTCGGTCGAGCGATTCAACGGGCAGTTCGCGTTGGCCCTCTGGGACCGGCGCGCGCGACGCCTCTTCCTCGCCCGGGACCGGCTCGGCGTGCGGCCCCTCTACCACGCCGCCTCCGGCGAGAGGTTCGCCTTCGCCTCGGAGGTCAAGGCGCTCTTCGCGGACCCCGCGTTTCCCAGGGCGATCGATCCCGAAGGGCTGGATCAGGTCTTCACGTTTTGGACCACCGTGGCGCCCGTCACCGTGTTCCGCGGAATCCGCGAGCTCGAGCCTGGACACACGCTGACCGTCGACTTCTCTCAGCCCCGCGGCCCGGCGATGCGCGAGCGCAAGTACTGGCAGCCTCGATTCCCCGCTCGGGGCGAGCCGTACGAACTGCCGCTCCCGGAGGCCGCCGAGGCGCTCCGGGCGCAGCTGGAGCGCGCCACCCGGCTCCGCATGCTCCGGTCGGACGTGCCGGTGGGATCGTACCTCTCCGGTGGCCTCGATTCGTCGGTCATCGCGGCGCTCGGGCGGAGCGCGAAGGGCGGGATCTTCCGTACCTTCTCCCTTCAGTTCGAGGACGCGGAGTTCGACGAGACGCGTTATCAGAGGCTCATGGTCGAGCAACTGCACTCGGAGCATACCGCCGTCCGCTGTGCCAGGGCGGACATCGCGGAAGCGTTTCCCGAAGTGGTCATTCACGCCGAGCGTCCGATCCTGAGGACGGCACCCGCACCCCTTTACCTCCTTTCGCGGCTGGTGCGCGAGAGCGGCTTCAAGGTGGTCCTCACGGGGGAGGGGAGTGACGAAATGCTCGGGGGGTACGACATCTTTCGCGAGGCGAAGGTGCGGGCCTTCTGGGCGAGACAGCCGGACTCCGAGCGCCGCCCGATCCTGCTCGATCGACTGTACCCGTACCTTGCTCGCTCGCCGTCCTCCGCCCGGGCCATGGCCAGGAAGTTCTTCGCGCAGGGGCTCGATCGGAGCGATCATCCCGCGTTCTCCCACCTGCCGCGCTGGACGTCCGCCGCGGCGCTGAAGCGCTTCTTCTCGGCACCGCTCCTGGGAGAGATCCGAGGGATCGACGCCGTCGAGCGGCTCGTGGCCGACCTGCCGTCCGAGTTCGCGACGTGGGAACCCTTGTCGCGGGCGCAGTACCTCGAGGTGAGGACGCTGCTGTCCGGGTACCTCCTGTCATCGCAGGGCGACCGGATGCTGATGGCGCACTCGGTCGAAGGGCGGTTCCCGTTTCTCGACCCGGACGTGGTCGAATTCGCCAACGCCCTCCCGGCGTCCTACAAGCTCCACGTGCTCGACGAGAAGCACATCCTGAAGCGGGCCGCCCGTGGGCTCGTGCCGCAGGCGATCCTCGAGCGCCCGAAGCAGCCCTATCGAGCGCCGGACGCCCTGAGCTTCGTCGGGCGCGACGCCCCCGGCTACGTCGACGACGTGCTCTCGCCGGCGGTACTGCGGGCGGCCGGGCTCTTCCGTCCGGAAGCGGTCGCCGGCCTCCTTGCGAAGTGCCGCGCGAAAGCCGGCGAGGGGCAGTTCTCGAACGCGGACAACATGGCCTTTGTCGGGATGCTGTCGTCGCAGATCCTGTGGGACCGCCTCGTCCGCTCCCGCCCCGACGCCCCGGAGCCTCCCGCCGAGGGGGTGATGACGGCGGTGGATCTCACCCGGGAGAGGTCGGGCGGCTAG